A window of the Bufo gargarizans isolate SCDJY-AF-19 chromosome 1, ASM1485885v1, whole genome shotgun sequence genome harbors these coding sequences:
- the LOC122925014 gene encoding gastrula zinc finger protein XlCGF71.1-like isoform X1, with protein sequence MMEEHQPLISQENLCKNSIGNFMLSLNYKAGDEDIMQRFSGDNLNVDSGLHSTNNHEELSPDQSHIVTINIGQRGGKRFVRAKEFTKRSRLSANRRTRTGETPYSCSECGKCFTKKTHLITHEKIHPEEKPCSECGKCFTDKSSLVDHKRRHIGEKLNSCSKCEKCFTRKSGLVRHEKSHSGEKPYSCSECGKFLTDKSSLVKHKRIHTGEKPYLCSECGKCFADKSSLRRHERRHRGEKPYSCSECGKCFKNKSSIARHEKHHTGEMPFFMFSMW encoded by the exons atgatggaggagcaccagcctcttatatcacaag AAAATCTCTGTAAGAATTCTATAGGAAACTTCATGTTATCACTAAATTATAAAGCAGGTGATGAAGACATCATGCAGCGCTTTTCAGGAGATAACCTTAATGTAGATTCAGGACTTCACAGCACAAATAATCATGAGGAACTTTCTCCTGACCAGTCACATATTGTTACCATAAATATAGGACAAAGAGGAGGTAAAAGATTTGTACGTGCTAAAGAGTTCACAAAAAGATCAAGACTTTCTGCAAACAGAAGAACTCGCACAGGAGAGACGCCatactcctgttcagaatgtgggaagtgcttcACAAAGAAAACACATCTTATTACACATGAGAAAATTCACCCAGAAGAGAagccatgttcagaatgtgggaaatgttttacagataaatcaagtcttgttgaTCATAAGAGACGTCACATAGGAGAGAAGCTAAattcatgttcaaaatgtgagaaatgttttacacggaaatcaggtcttgttagacatgagaaaagtcactcaggagagaagccatattcatgttcagaatgtgggaaatttcTTACAgacaaatcaagtcttgttaaacataaaagaattcatacaggagagaagccgtatttgtgttcagaatgtggaaaatgttttgcaGATAAATCAAGTCTTCGTAGACACGAGAGACGCCAcagaggagagaagccatattcatgttcagaatgtgggaaatgttttaaaaataaatcaaGTATTGCTAGACATgagaaacatcacacaggagaaatGCCGTTTTTCATGTTCAgtatgtggtaa
- the LOC122925014 gene encoding gastrula zinc finger protein XlCGF71.1-like isoform X2: protein MLSLNYKAGDEDIMQRFSGDNLNVDSGLHSTNNHEELSPDQSHIVTINIGQRGGKRFVRAKEFTKRSRLSANRRTRTGETPYSCSECGKCFTKKTHLITHEKIHPEEKPCSECGKCFTDKSSLVDHKRRHIGEKLNSCSKCEKCFTRKSGLVRHEKSHSGEKPYSCSECGKFLTDKSSLVKHKRIHTGEKPYLCSECGKCFADKSSLRRHERRHRGEKPYSCSECGKCFKNKSSIARHEKHHTGEMPFFMFSMW from the coding sequence ATGTTATCACTAAATTATAAAGCAGGTGATGAAGACATCATGCAGCGCTTTTCAGGAGATAACCTTAATGTAGATTCAGGACTTCACAGCACAAATAATCATGAGGAACTTTCTCCTGACCAGTCACATATTGTTACCATAAATATAGGACAAAGAGGAGGTAAAAGATTTGTACGTGCTAAAGAGTTCACAAAAAGATCAAGACTTTCTGCAAACAGAAGAACTCGCACAGGAGAGACGCCatactcctgttcagaatgtgggaagtgcttcACAAAGAAAACACATCTTATTACACATGAGAAAATTCACCCAGAAGAGAagccatgttcagaatgtgggaaatgttttacagataaatcaagtcttgttgaTCATAAGAGACGTCACATAGGAGAGAAGCTAAattcatgttcaaaatgtgagaaatgttttacacggaaatcaggtcttgttagacatgagaaaagtcactcaggagagaagccatattcatgttcagaatgtgggaaatttcTTACAgacaaatcaagtcttgttaaacataaaagaattcatacaggagagaagccgtatttgtgttcagaatgtggaaaatgttttgcaGATAAATCAAGTCTTCGTAGACACGAGAGACGCCAcagaggagagaagccatattcatgttcagaatgtgggaaatgttttaaaaataaatcaaGTATTGCTAGACATgagaaacatcacacaggagaaatGCCGTTTTTCATGTTCAgtatgtggtaa